The Flavobacterium psychrotrophum region ATGAATTTCACGTAGGCAGTATCCGCGCCGGCGACCAGGTACGTATGTTTACAAGTGCGTTTTTACACGCCGATTTGCAGCATCTTATCTTTAATATGATAACGCTATACTTTTTTGGCCCTACGGTTGTATATTATTTAGGCACTCTGGGTTTTGTAATGGTGTATTTAATAAGTCTTGTTGCAGGCAACCTGCTTACGCTTTATTTTCATAAAAACGATTACAGCTATCGTGCCATTGGTGCATCCGGAGCAGTTATGGGTATAGTGTTTTCATCTATTCTGCTAAATCCGCATGCAACAATAAATTATTTTATACCTGCTTATCTCTTTGGGATATTTTATTTATTGTACTCTATTTATGGTATGAGGGCTAAGAACGATAATATAGGTCACACAGCGCATTTTGGCGGAGCCATAGGCGGTTACGCCGTTACGCTGGCACGTATGCCCGAGCTTTTTTATACCGAAACCATCTATGTAATCATACTGGCCGTGCCTATTATTATCTTATTTATCATGGCAAAAATGGGTAAGCTGTAAAACTGGCACGCATTTTGGATTTCTGTAAGAAAATAACAAAAACAAATAAACACTATGAAAAAGATTTTCCTAACCGCATTAGTATTTACCGGCGTTCTTGCAACGGCACAGGTACAACAAAACACACCTCCGCAAATTAACGTTTCCGGTGAGGGCAAAGTATTAGTAATGCCAGATCTTGTAGACATTAGCGTAGGCGTAACAAACACCGGTGCAGATGCCGCAAGCGTTAAAAAAGCAAATGATATAGCTATAGATGCTGTAATTAAATACCTGAAAGCCCAAAAGCTTGATGCTAAAGATTACCAGACGCAGCGTGTAAGCCTTAACAAGAATTATGACTACGACAAAAAGAAATACAGTTTTGTGGCATCGCAAACCATCATTATCCACCTTAAGGACATTACCAAATATGACACTGTAATGCTTGGCCTTACCGATGCGGGAGTGAACACTATAAACGGTGTTACTTTTAAAACATCTAAAGAAGACCAGTATGAAAGCGAAGCCCGTGTTAAGGCAATAGCCGATGCGCGCAAAAAAGCTGAAGATTACACTAAGGCTTTAGGCAACAAGCTGGGCAAAGCATTATTGGTTACAGACAATTCTCAAACTTATTACCCTGTTATGCACGCCGCTGCTATGTACAAAACAGAAAATATGGTTGCTGATGCAAGAGAAACACTTGCACCCGGAGAAATAACCATTACTGCAAATGTAAACATTGCTTATGCCCTTGAATAAAGGATATTAATTGCAAAATCATAAAAAAATCCCGTAGGCATAGCGCTTACGGGATTTTTGTTTTTTACGATATATCGTAAAAAATATTATTCATTCCAAAGCTCAGAAACCTCATTTTTAAGATGCGCAAGAGCAATGCTGCTTGGGCTTTGTTTCTCAAAAAGATCGGTAAGCATTACCTCGCGTAATTTATTAGCGGTATCTACACGGTCGCTCATATTTGTTTTACGTATGGTTTGTATGGTAGCATTTTTAGCCGTAGTAATAATACCCCAGCATTCTGCAGAAACATAAATTTGTTGTGTAAGGTTGTGCTCATATTCCTGCTCTACCTGTGATATAACATACTCTTCATAGTCGTGCTTGTTATTGCTTTGCGGCGTAATGCGTATCAGCAATTTGGCTGGGTCTATGCGCTCCAGAAAAAGAGCAAGCCTTTCATAAGCCTGTAGTCTTAGCGGCAACGCATGTCTTTGTGCTTCCTTGTGCAGGCTGTAACGGCGTCTTTTTTGTTCGTTTTCAAAATATCCCTGAAAAAAGTAATAGGCTACAAGTGCTACTACAATAGCGGGAAGGGCAGAAAATAATAGTTGTAAAAATTTGTCGAAATCCATGCTTGTGGTAATAAATAGTTATAGTTACTCTATTAACGCAACCTGTGCTTTATAATTGCGAAAGGCGAAAATAGCGAAATAAGTTATAAAAGTCTCTGAACGAAAAAAATATTTTAGGCTTAGATTTGTCAATCAAACTACGCTAATGAAACAAATCAACCGCTTTAGTCTTGTCTATTTTATAATAGTGCTTTCAGTAATTGCCCTTGGCCTGTTTGTAAGGATAAAAGCAGCCTTGTTTCCTGATATCATTAATCTGTATTTAGGCGATGCACTTTATGCCGTAATGATGTTTTACATTTATAGTACGCTTTTACCCTTAAAAAAAAGTGCTTCACGTGCAATGTTAGCGTTACTTACCTGCTATTGCATAGAACTTTCACAACTTTGCAATGCCCCATATATCAACGCGATACGTGCAACGTTGCCGGGCAGGCTCATTTTGGGACAGGGATTTTTATGGAGTGATATCCTTGCTTATTCAATAGGGGTATCAGTAGCTTTAGGTATAGATATGTTTTGGCGTTCCCGCACAAAAATCAGTGGGTGATTATGGTTTAAATTCGCTAATTTTGCAGGGTAAAGAAGAAAAATGGATATTTTAGAACATATAAGTAAGTTAAACGAAGCCCAGCAGGCGCCAACCCTGCAAAAAGAAGGGCCAATGATAGTGATAGCCGGCGCAGGGTCTGGTAAAACACGTGTGCTTACCATGCGTATTGCCTACCTTATGAGCCAGGGTGTAGATGCTTTTAACATACTCTCGCTTACGTTTACCAATAAGGCTGCGCGCGAAATGAAACATCGTATTGCCCAGATTGTAGGTAACAGCGAAGCAAAAAACCTGTGGATGGGTACATTTCACTCCATATTTGCTAAAATACTACGCTTTGAGGCCGATAAACTTGGCTTTCCTTCTAACTTTAGTATTTATGACTCCCAGGATAGCCAGCGACTTATATCTTCTATAATTAAGGAAATGCAGCTGGACAGGGATGTATATAAGCCAAAACAGGTTTTAGGCAGAATATCGTCTTACAAAAACAGTCTTATTACGGTAAAGGCATATTATAACAACCCTGAACTTCAGGAAGCCGATGCCATGAGTAAAAAGCCACGCCTTGGCGAAATTTATGAGGCATATGTAGACCGTTGCTTTAAAGCAGGTGCTATGGATTTTGATGACCTTTTATTGCGTACTAACGAATTGCTGAACCGCTTTCCTGATGTACTTTCTAAATATCAGAACCGTTTTCGCTACATCATGGTAGATGAGTACCAGGATACTAACCACAGCCAGTACCTTATTGTAAGGGCACTGTCTGATAAGTTCCAGAACATTTGTGTGGTGGGCGATGATGCCCAGAGTATCTACGCATTTCGTGGGGCGAATATTAATAACATCCTGAATTTCCAGAAAGATTATGATGGTGTAAAGATGTTCCGCCTGGAACAGAATTACCGTTCTACCCGAAATATAGTAGAAGCGGCAAACTCCATTATTGACAAGAATAAGGTAAAGCTTGATAAAGTGGTGTGGACGGCTAATGATGACGGCCCGCCAATAAAAGTACACCGCAGCCTTACCGATGGCGAAGAAGGACGTTTTGTAGCAGGTACCATTTTTGAACAAAAGATGCAGAACCAGCTTAAGAACGGGCAGTTTGCCATACTATACCGTACCAATGCCCAGAGCCGTGCTATGGAAGATGCCCTGCGCAAACGCGATATACCGTACCGTATTTATGGCGGATTATCATTCTACCAGCGCAAAGAAATTAAAGATGTACTGGCTTACCTGCGCCTGGTTATAAACCCTAAAGATGAGGAAGCACTTAACCGTGTTATCAACTTTCCGGTTAGGGGTATAGGTAACAGTACCATGGAGAAGCTTACTGTGGCTGCAAACCACTACGGCCGATCGGTATTTGAAGTGATGGAAAACATCGACCGTATTGACCTGAAGTTTAACAGCGGTACTAAAGGCAAGCTGACCGATTTTGTAATGATGATAAAGAGTTTCCAGGTAATGAACGAAACCCAGGATGCTTTTGCTCTTTCTGAACATATTACAAAGAAAACGGGCCTTATACAGGAACTTAAAAAAGATGCTACACCAGAGGGTATAGCCCGTATAGAGAATATTGAAGAATTATTAAATGGTATTCGCGACTTTATAGAAGGTCAGGTAGAGGTAGATGGCGCACGTGGCGCATTATCTGAGTTTCTGGAGGACGTAGCATTAGCTACAGATCTTGATAAAGATACCGGAGATGATGACCGTGTGGCGCTAATGACCATTCACTTGGCAAAAGGGCTTGAATTTCCGCATGTGTTTATTGTGGGTATGGAAGAAGATCTTTTTCCTAGTGCCATGAGCCAGAATACGCGTAGTGAGCTGGAAGAAGAACGACGCCTGTTCTATGTAGCGCTTACCCGTGCAGAGCATCAGGCATACCTTACCTATGCACAGTCGCGCTACCGTTGGGGCAAACTGGTAGACAGCGATCCATCTCGTTTTATTGAAGAAATAACCGATAAGTTTATAGAATACCTTACACCGCCAGAAACGAACTACCGCTATAAGCCAATGGTTAATGCTGATATTTTTGGCGATGTAGACAAATCAAAACTAAGGCAGGTAAAACCTACTGCCGGAACCCCGCCAAAATGGGTTACCGATAACGACCCTAAGCCCGATAGTGGCATCCGTCGCCTTAAGCCTATGGCTACAAACAGTACATCATCTAATAGTAGTGGCCCCGCAATGCCTGATAGTAAACTGGCTGCTGGCAATATTGTAATGCACGAGCGTTTTGGTAAGGGCAAAATACTTAACTTAGAAGGGGTAGGAGCCGACCGTAAAGCTGAAATTCATTTTGAGGTAGGCGGTATTAAAAAACTGCTATTGCGCTTTGCCAAGCTTGATGTTATAGGATAGATTTAAGAGGCTGATTTAGAACCATGATTGCCTGAATTAATAAGCTACAAAAGGCACTAATTTCACAAATTATCGTGTGAAATTAGTGCCTTTTTGTGGCTTTAAATAGTAAGGGTGTCCTACATTCCTAAAGAGAACATAACCCCGTTTGTAGATACGTTGCTCTGAACAGAATGTACATAGTCTACACGTAATCCCCTGAAAGAGCCAATGCCTATGTTGCCAAAGCCTGCTGTAAACTCATGATACGGTGCCCTATCCGGTGTTATAAGGCTGTGGTAGCCCACAATTAGGTTCCATTGCAATACGTTAAGCAGCGGTATCTTATTCATGATAAAGCCTTTGGTATTAAGCTCACTATGAAATTCAAGGTAAGCATTGTTAGTGCTTTGGGTATAATATGGCAGCATATTAAAGGCTTTCA contains the following coding sequences:
- a CDS encoding rhomboid family intramembrane serine protease, yielding MGLEFVVFIIIGINALVSFKGFNDMAFFRKYEFHVGSIRAGDQVRMFTSAFLHADLQHLIFNMITLYFFGPTVVYYLGTLGFVMVYLISLVAGNLLTLYFHKNDYSYRAIGASGAVMGIVFSSILLNPHATINYFIPAYLFGIFYLLYSIYGMRAKNDNIGHTAHFGGAIGGYAVTLARMPELFYTETIYVIILAVPIIILFIMAKMGKL
- a CDS encoding ATP-dependent helicase yields the protein MDILEHISKLNEAQQAPTLQKEGPMIVIAGAGSGKTRVLTMRIAYLMSQGVDAFNILSLTFTNKAAREMKHRIAQIVGNSEAKNLWMGTFHSIFAKILRFEADKLGFPSNFSIYDSQDSQRLISSIIKEMQLDRDVYKPKQVLGRISSYKNSLITVKAYYNNPELQEADAMSKKPRLGEIYEAYVDRCFKAGAMDFDDLLLRTNELLNRFPDVLSKYQNRFRYIMVDEYQDTNHSQYLIVRALSDKFQNICVVGDDAQSIYAFRGANINNILNFQKDYDGVKMFRLEQNYRSTRNIVEAANSIIDKNKVKLDKVVWTANDDGPPIKVHRSLTDGEEGRFVAGTIFEQKMQNQLKNGQFAILYRTNAQSRAMEDALRKRDIPYRIYGGLSFYQRKEIKDVLAYLRLVINPKDEEALNRVINFPVRGIGNSTMEKLTVAANHYGRSVFEVMENIDRIDLKFNSGTKGKLTDFVMMIKSFQVMNETQDAFALSEHITKKTGLIQELKKDATPEGIARIENIEELLNGIRDFIEGQVEVDGARGALSEFLEDVALATDLDKDTGDDDRVALMTIHLAKGLEFPHVFIVGMEEDLFPSAMSQNTRSELEEERRLFYVALTRAEHQAYLTYAQSRYRWGKLVDSDPSRFIEEITDKFIEYLTPPETNYRYKPMVNADIFGDVDKSKLRQVKPTAGTPPKWVTDNDPKPDSGIRRLKPMATNSTSSNSSGPAMPDSKLAAGNIVMHERFGKGKILNLEGVGADRKAEIHFEVGGIKKLLLRFAKLDVIG
- a CDS encoding DUF2809 domain-containing protein, which produces MKQINRFSLVYFIIVLSVIALGLFVRIKAALFPDIINLYLGDALYAVMMFYIYSTLLPLKKSASRAMLALLTCYCIELSQLCNAPYINAIRATLPGRLILGQGFLWSDILAYSIGVSVALGIDMFWRSRTKISG
- a CDS encoding SIMPL domain-containing protein, producing MKKIFLTALVFTGVLATAQVQQNTPPQINVSGEGKVLVMPDLVDISVGVTNTGADAASVKKANDIAIDAVIKYLKAQKLDAKDYQTQRVSLNKNYDYDKKKYSFVASQTIIIHLKDITKYDTVMLGLTDAGVNTINGVTFKTSKEDQYESEARVKAIADARKKAEDYTKALGNKLGKALLVTDNSQTYYPVMHAAAMYKTENMVADARETLAPGEITITANVNIAYALE